The Gemmatimonadota bacterium genome has a segment encoding these proteins:
- a CDS encoding RnfABCDGE type electron transport complex subunit D: MLTLPRILRTPKGLLLVLFVPLLAVAMAVTGVALVAPLVGGAVLGAAAMDVPVLRWRRGRWTFPDGAILTGLIIAMVLAPHTPWHVGALSGAIGVASKYVVRARHANTFNPAALALVVAYYAFGSGQGWWGALPDAHPAWLLLLVGIGVFICDRLNKVPVVLAFLGTYYLLATGSAYLGDASRVAELFRSPDLHAALYFALFMVSDPPTSPPKPRQQLWFGALTGVAAWGIFTWVGAVWWLPGGLLLANVWESVRRVREHAARHTKG; this comes from the coding sequence GTGTTGACCCTCCCCCGAATCCTCCGTACCCCCAAGGGGCTGTTGCTGGTGCTCTTCGTGCCGCTCCTCGCGGTCGCGATGGCGGTGACCGGGGTGGCGCTGGTCGCTCCCCTCGTCGGCGGCGCCGTCCTGGGCGCGGCCGCCATGGATGTTCCGGTGCTCCGCTGGCGGCGCGGCCGCTGGACCTTCCCCGACGGCGCCATCCTCACCGGGCTGATCATCGCGATGGTGCTGGCCCCCCACACCCCATGGCACGTCGGCGCCCTCAGCGGCGCGATCGGCGTCGCCAGCAAGTACGTCGTCCGCGCCCGCCACGCCAACACCTTCAACCCGGCCGCCCTCGCCCTGGTCGTCGCGTACTACGCCTTCGGAAGTGGCCAGGGCTGGTGGGGCGCCCTGCCGGATGCCCATCCCGCCTGGCTCCTCCTGCTCGTCGGCATTGGGGTGTTCATCTGCGACCGGCTCAACAAGGTCCCGGTGGTGCTCGCCTTCCTTGGCACCTACTACCTCCTCGCGACCGGCTCGGCCTACCTCGGCGATGCATCCCGCGTGGCCGAGCTGTTCCGGTCGCCGGACCTGCACGCCGCCCTATACTTCGCCCTGTTCATGGTGAGCGACCCCCCGACCTCGCCACCCAAGCCTCGACAGCAGCTCTGGTTCGGGGCCCTGACGGGCGTCGCCGCGTGGGGCATCTTCACGTGGGTCGGTGCGGTCTGGTGGCTGCCCGGCGGGTTGCTCCTCGCCAACGTGTGGGAATCCGTCCGACGCGTGCGCGAACACGCCGCGCGTCACACGAAGGGTTAG
- a CDS encoding FAD:protein FMN transferase: MSRGTPVATRAAATRTIVAMGTTVTASVVGEGDATAAIEEALGWFAEVERCCTRFDSTSEIQRLCAQPGEWVSVSPLLFQAVRFAIGVAGRTGGAFDPCVGTALHQAGYDRHHATGARAPRAGDAAGGSWLDVDCDAATGRIRLRQPLQLDLGAVAKGMAIDLAAQALAPCKHFFVDAGGDVFAAGLNPRGVPWRVGVQHPLEPTAVIGVIPLDGRAVCTTATYERGAHLLDARTRQPTLDLASVSVLAPTAMAADAASTAAFVLGPADGPAFLAEEGLAALVVHRDGTAVPVGDWPR; this comes from the coding sequence GTGAGCCGCGGCACCCCCGTGGCGACGCGCGCCGCCGCCACGCGCACCATCGTCGCGATGGGGACGACCGTGACGGCCAGCGTCGTCGGCGAAGGCGACGCGACCGCCGCGATCGAGGAGGCGCTGGGGTGGTTCGCCGAGGTGGAGCGCTGCTGTACTCGTTTTGACTCGACTAGTGAAATACAGCGCCTCTGCGCCCAGCCCGGTGAGTGGGTGTCGGTCAGCCCGCTGCTATTCCAGGCGGTGCGATTCGCGATCGGCGTGGCCGGGCGCACCGGCGGTGCCTTTGACCCGTGCGTGGGCACCGCCTTGCATCAGGCCGGCTACGATCGGCACCACGCCACGGGCGCCCGAGCTCCGCGAGCAGGCGACGCGGCGGGTGGAAGCTGGCTCGATGTCGACTGTGACGCGGCCACCGGACGCATCCGCCTGCGGCAGCCGCTGCAGCTCGACCTCGGGGCCGTGGCCAAGGGGATGGCGATCGACCTCGCGGCGCAGGCCCTCGCCCCGTGCAAGCACTTCTTTGTTGATGCCGGGGGTGACGTCTTCGCTGCCGGGCTCAACCCTCGCGGGGTACCATGGCGCGTCGGCGTCCAGCACCCCCTGGAGCCCACGGCCGTCATCGGGGTGATCCCGCTCGACGGCCGCGCGGTGTGCACCACGGCGACGTACGAGCGCGGAGCCCACCTCCTCGATGCCCGGACCCGCCAGCCCACCCTCGACCTGGCCAGCGTGAGCGTCCTCGCCCCGACCGCGATGGCCGCGGACGCCGCCAGCACGGCCGCGTTTGTCCTGGGCCCGGCGGACGGACCGGCCTTCCTGGCCGAGGAAGGACTGGCGGCGCTGGTGGTCCACCGCGACGGCACGGCCGTTCCCGTGGGCGACTGGCCGCGTTAG
- a CDS encoding FMN-binding protein encodes MGRRPLVALSSAAVFAVYSAGYLRTQSAAEALDLETAASRAAGRREMPATPVDSAPLQALRDTVAALQDSAPPARVVAAAVDSTKRPEAAPLAPVVAAVEPSPPPATPTTSLPADSSTKASVPAIPEYAPPPPAPTGTTAAPPDSAMASPAPKVVKPLRDGVFHGYGSSRHGDIEVRIEVVGQKVVYAEISRCLTRWPCTIVERLPAQVIDRQTADVDIITGATASSDAFYMAVLDAFSTSRGT; translated from the coding sequence GTGGGACGACGCCCCCTGGTGGCGCTGAGCTCTGCTGCGGTGTTTGCCGTGTACAGCGCGGGATATTTGCGCACGCAGTCTGCGGCAGAAGCGCTGGACCTCGAGACGGCGGCATCGCGCGCCGCTGGCCGCCGCGAGATGCCGGCCACGCCGGTCGACAGTGCTCCGCTCCAGGCGCTTCGCGACACGGTGGCCGCCCTGCAGGACTCGGCACCGCCCGCCCGCGTGGTGGCTGCCGCCGTCGATTCCACCAAACGACCCGAAGCCGCTCCGCTGGCCCCGGTCGTGGCCGCCGTCGAACCCTCGCCACCGCCCGCGACGCCAACCACCTCGCTGCCGGCCGACTCGTCCACGAAGGCCAGCGTCCCGGCGATTCCGGAGTACGCCCCGCCGCCACCGGCGCCGACCGGCACGACCGCGGCGCCGCCCGATAGCGCGATGGCCTCACCGGCGCCCAAGGTGGTGAAGCCGCTGCGGGACGGGGTCTTCCACGGCTATGGCTCCTCACGACACGGCGACATCGAGGTGCGCATTGAGGTGGTGGGGCAAAAGGTCGTGTACGCCGAGATCTCGCGGTGCCTCACGCGATGGCCCTGCACCATCGTGGAACGACTTCCCGCGCAGGTGATCGACCGGCAGACCGCCGACGTCGACATCATCACCGGAGCGACGGCGAGCAGTGACGCGTTCTACATGGCCGTGCTCGACGCCTTTTCGACCTCGCGCGGCACGTGA
- a CDS encoding polymer-forming cytoskeletal protein — MALWKDAAPARRDSALAVSEPLAAREDLAPTPQPTWDTSRRTVEAKESLIGAQLAIEGKIQGAGHVRIAGRFTGDVQVDGNLTIEVGATVHGGVTANTVIIAGELQGNVLQAASVELLSTGVMVGDLRAGSLVVAAGSRMRGHVEFGWRHEDGVEERNGSSSL, encoded by the coding sequence ATGGCACTGTGGAAGGACGCCGCACCCGCGCGCCGCGATTCGGCGCTTGCTGTCTCGGAACCGCTGGCCGCGCGAGAGGATCTCGCCCCAACGCCGCAGCCCACGTGGGATACATCGCGTCGCACGGTCGAGGCCAAGGAGTCGTTGATCGGCGCGCAGCTCGCGATCGAGGGGAAGATCCAGGGCGCCGGTCATGTGCGCATCGCCGGACGTTTCACCGGCGACGTGCAGGTGGATGGCAACCTCACCATCGAGGTGGGGGCCACCGTACATGGGGGCGTCACGGCGAACACCGTGATCATCGCGGGCGAGCTTCAGGGGAATGTGCTGCAGGCCGCCTCCGTGGAGTTGCTCTCGACCGGGGTAATGGTCGGTGACCTGCGCGCCGGGTCGTTGGTTGTGGCCGCGGGTTCGCGGATGCGCGGCCATGTGGAGTTCGGGTGGCGCCACGAGGATGGGGTCGAAGAGCGCAACGGTTCATCCTCGTTATGA
- a CDS encoding YceI family protein, giving the protein MLDTATVEARYRVIERFAANTIDNEVVGVTRAVSGQVVLDVAGRPLPSESRLTIQLSGLKTDRTRRDSYVQKNTLETAKWPSAELAVRELRGLPAPLPLSGAFDVVVVGDLTLHGVTRSTNWTAKVAVSAAAVRGTARATVRFAEFGMAVPKVPLIARVDDPIALELDFVFVRPVDPNNQ; this is encoded by the coding sequence GTGCTTGATACGGCGACCGTCGAGGCGCGGTATCGCGTGATCGAACGGTTTGCGGCAAACACCATCGACAACGAGGTGGTCGGTGTCACCCGGGCGGTCTCGGGACAGGTGGTCCTGGATGTCGCCGGCCGACCGCTACCGAGCGAGTCGAGACTCACGATCCAGTTGAGCGGCCTCAAGACCGATCGTACCCGCCGCGACAGCTATGTTCAGAAGAACACCCTCGAGACGGCCAAGTGGCCATCCGCGGAACTCGCCGTGCGCGAACTGCGTGGGTTGCCGGCTCCCCTGCCGCTGTCGGGCGCATTTGACGTGGTCGTCGTTGGGGACCTTACGCTACACGGCGTCACGCGGTCCACCAACTGGACGGCCAAGGTGGCCGTCTCGGCAGCGGCCGTGCGAGGGACGGCGCGCGCCACCGTGCGCTTCGCCGAGTTTGGGATGGCCGTGCCGAAGGTCCCACTGATCGCGCGCGTTGACGACCCGATTGCGCTGGAGCTGGACTTCGTGTTCGTGCGCCCGGTCGACCCGAACAACCAGTAG
- a CDS encoding amidohydrolase family protein has translation MFDPVHDCPCLGGSEERVTRRVFLGASAVALPTLGWQVPPREVPRQPARDFVIEASWALVQRGDDQVLVPDASVRVRGNAIVEVREGRVPGSVRRIDARGQLLLPGFISGHTHAASGSPTRGIIEAGRSYQRPLEIVETLGDDDLDALTAYNVAELLRSGCTSHLEMSLSLRQAQSYVRVARRWHVRGFPGGMVPGTARLFPIWRRTNDQVLHDSAAGTLVEIEENRRFALSVNGAEEGLIRPMMTPHATDTHTPETMRSVLAAARELGNGLHIHLAQGTGETRTVQRLWGRTPAQWLEDLGAFGMPVFGAHMSGATPEDWPVMKRHGAVYAHCPSGGGAGASSGTQPYPEALTAGVRTNVGIDTHSNDYVENLKLAVICGRARARVLNAATRSTLKLPTIQDAVHGATLGAAQGLRRDDLGRIAVGARADLVSIDVSSLLVGSGAPGPEPLSNLLYANGLSVRHVVTDGYAQVLDGRLVVDDESAVVRRGAAVVQKVWAQLQQEGWFRG, from the coding sequence ATGTTTGACCCTGTCCACGACTGTCCCTGCCTGGGTGGCTCCGAAGAGCGCGTGACACGGCGCGTTTTCCTTGGTGCCAGCGCCGTGGCCCTGCCCACGCTGGGTTGGCAGGTGCCTCCGCGGGAGGTGCCGCGCCAGCCCGCACGCGACTTCGTGATCGAGGCGTCGTGGGCGCTGGTGCAGCGCGGCGACGATCAGGTCCTCGTTCCGGATGCGTCGGTGCGCGTGCGGGGGAACGCGATCGTTGAGGTGCGCGAGGGGCGGGTGCCCGGGTCGGTGCGCCGGATCGACGCGCGCGGACAGCTGTTGCTTCCCGGCTTCATTTCCGGCCATACCCATGCCGCGTCCGGGAGCCCGACGCGCGGGATCATCGAGGCCGGGCGTTCGTACCAGCGCCCGCTGGAGATCGTCGAGACGTTAGGCGATGATGACCTCGATGCCCTCACGGCCTACAATGTGGCCGAGCTGCTGCGCTCCGGGTGCACGTCACACCTGGAGATGAGCCTCTCGTTGCGGCAGGCGCAAAGTTATGTGCGGGTGGCCCGCCGGTGGCATGTGCGGGGTTTTCCAGGCGGGATGGTGCCTGGGACGGCACGGTTGTTCCCCATCTGGCGTCGCACCAACGACCAGGTGCTGCACGACTCGGCGGCGGGAACCCTCGTCGAGATCGAGGAGAACCGGCGGTTCGCGCTGTCGGTGAACGGGGCGGAGGAAGGGCTGATCCGCCCGATGATGACGCCGCACGCGACCGACACGCACACCCCCGAGACCATGCGGTCCGTCTTGGCGGCGGCGCGCGAGTTGGGGAACGGACTCCACATCCATCTCGCGCAGGGCACCGGCGAGACGCGCACCGTGCAGCGGTTGTGGGGAAGGACGCCGGCGCAGTGGCTGGAGGACCTGGGCGCGTTCGGCATGCCCGTGTTTGGGGCGCACATGTCGGGGGCGACGCCCGAGGACTGGCCGGTGATGAAGCGACATGGTGCGGTCTACGCGCATTGCCCATCGGGCGGTGGCGCGGGTGCGTCGAGTGGGACGCAACCGTATCCCGAGGCCCTGACGGCGGGGGTCCGCACCAACGTCGGGATCGACACGCACTCCAACGACTACGTCGAGAACCTCAAGCTGGCGGTGATCTGCGGCCGGGCACGGGCCCGCGTGCTCAATGCGGCGACCCGCTCCACGCTCAAGTTGCCGACCATACAGGACGCCGTGCACGGGGCCACGTTAGGCGCGGCGCAGGGACTGCGGCGAGACGACCTCGGGCGCATCGCCGTCGGCGCCCGGGCGGACCTCGTGAGCATCGACGTCAGCAGCCTGTTGGTCGGCAGCGGCGCCCCGGGTCCCGAGCCGTTGAGCAACCTGCTCTATGCGAACGGCCTCAGCGTGCGGCACGTCGTGACCGACGGGTATGCCCAGGTGCTCGACGGCCGCCTGGTGGTGGACGACGAGTCGGCCGTCGTCCGACGGGGTGCCGCGGTGGTGCAGAAGGTCTGGGCACAACTGCAGCAGGAGGGCTGGTTCCGCGGCTGA
- a CDS encoding RidA family protein — protein sequence MKLNTVLLASSTALWFAACAQTPAPQLAASPAGDRQVLNPPGLAPLVPAYSVAIRSGDQVFVSGMTGIKPGTQDIVPGGVGAQTRQTLENIRASVQAGGATMADVDECTVFLKDMADYAAMNAVYIEFFRVDPPARATLAVTALPRPAALVEIKCSARIRRRSGTP from the coding sequence ATGAAGCTGAATACCGTCCTGCTCGCATCGAGCACCGCGCTCTGGTTCGCCGCCTGCGCGCAAACCCCGGCGCCCCAGCTCGCGGCGTCACCCGCCGGCGATCGCCAGGTCCTCAATCCACCAGGGCTCGCCCCACTCGTTCCCGCCTACTCCGTCGCGATCCGCTCGGGTGATCAGGTCTTTGTCTCCGGGATGACCGGGATCAAGCCGGGCACGCAGGATATCGTCCCCGGAGGCGTGGGGGCCCAGACTCGGCAAACTCTAGAAAACATTCGCGCCTCGGTGCAAGCCGGCGGCGCGACGATGGCCGACGTCGATGAGTGCACCGTCTTCCTGAAGGACATGGCCGACTACGCCGCCATGAACGCCGTCTATATCGAGTTCTTTCGCGTCGACCCGCCAGCGCGCGCCACGCTGGCGGTGACGGCCCTGCCGCGCCCGGCCGCGTTGGTCGAGATCAAGTGCAGCGCCCGGATTCGGCGACGTTCCGGCACTCCGTAG
- a CDS encoding MBL fold metallo-hydrolase codes for MSRRSMLSFVFILGVLSGSDAHAQAATLKAGEVRLTYLGNAGWEITDGRRVILVDPFLTQFARWTGNPADAAGPNPESLYPADTALINRHVSRADYILITHGHSDHALDAGYISRKTGATIIGHETAANLARAYGVTDSALITVIGGEDYAFGDFSLRVIPNIHSALDKKHYYNNTRGLVGTAPRGLRAPLRRKDYVEGGNLAYLLRIAGHEILIMGSMNYLEREMQGLRPDIALVGANSQRLEIHDFTGRLMRALGHPALVIPTHADAYGDPKPSTAALADRQKFQQEVAAASPASRYLFPKWFEPIVVGARK; via the coding sequence ATGTCCCGCCGCAGCATGCTGTCGTTCGTCTTCATTCTTGGCGTCCTGTCCGGCTCGGACGCCCATGCGCAGGCGGCCACCCTGAAGGCCGGCGAGGTACGACTCACCTACCTTGGGAACGCCGGCTGGGAGATCACGGACGGTCGCCGTGTGATCCTGGTCGATCCGTTCCTCACGCAATTCGCCCGGTGGACGGGCAACCCGGCTGATGCCGCCGGTCCCAACCCGGAGTCGCTCTACCCCGCGGACACCGCGCTGATCAACCGCCACGTCTCTCGGGCGGACTATATCCTGATCACGCACGGTCACTCGGATCACGCGCTCGACGCGGGATACATCTCGCGCAAGACCGGGGCGACGATCATCGGCCACGAGACGGCCGCCAACCTGGCCCGCGCCTACGGGGTGACGGACAGCGCCCTCATCACCGTGATCGGCGGCGAGGACTATGCCTTCGGTGACTTCTCGCTGCGTGTCATCCCCAACATCCATAGTGCGCTCGACAAGAAGCACTACTACAACAACACGCGTGGCCTGGTCGGCACGGCACCTCGCGGCCTGCGCGCGCCGCTCCGACGCAAGGATTACGTCGAAGGCGGGAACCTCGCCTACCTCCTGCGCATCGCCGGGCACGAGATCCTGATCATGGGGTCGATGAACTACCTCGAGCGGGAAATGCAGGGTTTGCGCCCGGACATTGCGCTGGTCGGGGCCAACAGCCAGCGCCTTGAGATTCACGACTTTACGGGTCGTCTCATGCGCGCACTGGGCCATCCGGCACTGGTCATCCCCACGCACGCCGACGCCTATGGCGACCCCAAGCCCTCGACCGCCGCGCTCGCCGACCGTCAGAAATTCCAGCAGGAGGTGGCCGCGGCGTCGCCCGCGAGTCGCTACCTCTTTCCCAAGTGGTTCGAACCCATCGTCGTGGGAGCTCGCAAATGA
- a CDS encoding RluA family pseudouridine synthase, whose amino-acid sequence MIVFSPRPLAVEMPARFPSPFDRSAIPPIARRAVEELVGWLRSEERHLRFDAPGGGKMLGVLVVEAPDGTVGYLRAFSGMLQGRWEIAGWAPPAFDPAAWDAKAFDGRAGHQNEDAHTRAARSRTLLPLVQEAYHFSNARGELRALRDLFAPAEPPGGAGDCAGPKLLAQAYRLGLRPVALAEFWWGAPPRSADRHAGSFYPACRGKCAPILAHMLLGLPADPMPEFGANPFDANTPEVVYEDADILVVDKPAGMLSVPGRSPKLRDSVETRLLARYPGPTAQMVVHRLDLDTSGLLLAARDSTTFSALQRLFSLRQITKRYVAWLDGEVGGDAGSIDLPLRVDVDDRPRQIHDSEHGKPALTEWRVLRRERGRTRVALFPLTGRTHQLRVHTSHPLGLNAPICGDRLYARSAPEAGARLMLHAEFLSFVHPRTGALVHVERAAPF is encoded by the coding sequence ATGATCGTCTTCTCTCCCAGGCCGCTCGCTGTCGAGATGCCGGCGCGGTTTCCGAGCCCGTTCGACCGAAGCGCGATACCCCCGATCGCGCGTCGCGCGGTGGAGGAGCTGGTCGGGTGGCTCCGGTCGGAGGAGCGACACCTCCGCTTCGACGCGCCAGGTGGCGGCAAGATGCTCGGCGTCCTCGTCGTTGAAGCGCCCGACGGGACGGTTGGCTACCTCCGCGCCTTCTCCGGGATGCTGCAGGGCAGGTGGGAGATCGCAGGGTGGGCGCCGCCGGCCTTCGACCCCGCGGCCTGGGACGCGAAGGCCTTTGATGGCCGGGCAGGTCACCAGAACGAGGATGCCCACACGCGAGCCGCGCGTTCTCGGACGTTGCTCCCGCTCGTGCAGGAGGCGTATCACTTCAGCAATGCGCGTGGCGAGCTGCGGGCCCTTCGCGACCTGTTTGCGCCCGCGGAGCCACCGGGAGGCGCTGGAGATTGTGCCGGCCCCAAGCTCCTCGCCCAGGCGTACCGGCTCGGACTCCGACCCGTCGCGCTCGCCGAGTTCTGGTGGGGTGCGCCGCCACGCTCTGCTGATCGCCACGCGGGGTCGTTCTATCCGGCCTGTCGCGGCAAGTGCGCCCCGATCCTGGCCCACATGCTCCTCGGCTTGCCCGCCGACCCGATGCCGGAGTTCGGCGCGAACCCGTTCGATGCCAACACACCCGAGGTCGTATACGAAGACGCCGACATTCTCGTCGTCGACAAACCCGCGGGGATGCTGTCGGTGCCCGGACGAAGCCCGAAACTCCGCGACTCAGTGGAAACTCGCCTCCTCGCGCGTTATCCCGGACCGACAGCCCAGATGGTGGTGCATCGCCTCGACCTCGACACCTCGGGGCTCCTCTTGGCGGCCAGGGATTCAACGACATTCTCTGCACTCCAGCGACTCTTCTCACTGCGACAGATCACGAAGCGTTATGTCGCCTGGCTCGACGGTGAGGTCGGCGGCGATGCGGGCTCCATTGACCTGCCGCTGCGCGTCGATGTCGATGACCGACCGCGGCAGATCCACGACTCGGAGCACGGCAAGCCGGCATTGACGGAGTGGCGCGTCCTGCGCCGCGAACGTGGCCGGACGCGAGTCGCGCTGTTTCCCCTGACTGGTCGGACGCACCAACTTCGTGTGCATACTTCACATCCGCTCGGCCTCAACGCACCGATTTGCGGGGACCGTCTGTACGCGCGGAGTGCCCCCGAGGCTGGAGCGCGACTGATGCTGCACGCGGAATTTCTTTCCTTCGTCCACCCGCGCACTGGTGCACTGGTGCACGTGGAGCGAGCAGCACCCTTCTGA
- a CDS encoding sulfotransferase domain-containing protein — translation MSALWWILGAAGAAFVGYIAYGTYLAYVLKWEDEQSVGLAYYGRTPEGRAAFKEELRGHAKRLGPILRLNAKLAKMDFARARIQHQGVSGPSGSCSVESFEQAAAYTPKADDVFVVTQMKCGTTWMQHVVYEVLHRGQGDLVATGRAMYALSPWIEGRKSIPLAEARPLGTDHPSRIIKTHLPAALCPYNEVAKYIYVARHPVSCFASCIDFIDTNVGGMAPDLPAFVTWYTSKDLMWWGTWTDHVKGWWARRQAPNVLFVFFEDMKKDLGAVVRQVATFLGVRDLTESEVANIVHKTSFAYMQEHQDNFEMHPPHILQTNAELFVAGTADRYKNVPAEIRSQVAAWVVSEMADSDFPLRERYPDVVASPA, via the coding sequence ATGTCCGCTCTTTGGTGGATCCTCGGTGCCGCTGGCGCCGCCTTTGTCGGCTACATCGCCTACGGCACCTACCTGGCGTACGTGCTCAAGTGGGAAGATGAGCAGTCCGTCGGCTTGGCCTATTACGGCCGCACGCCGGAGGGACGCGCCGCGTTCAAGGAGGAACTGCGCGGCCACGCGAAGCGGTTGGGGCCGATCCTGCGCCTGAATGCGAAGCTCGCGAAGATGGACTTTGCCCGGGCGCGGATCCAGCACCAGGGGGTCTCCGGGCCCAGTGGCAGCTGCAGCGTCGAGTCGTTTGAGCAGGCCGCCGCCTATACGCCGAAGGCAGACGACGTGTTCGTCGTGACGCAAATGAAGTGCGGGACCACGTGGATGCAGCACGTGGTGTACGAGGTGCTGCATCGCGGGCAGGGGGATCTCGTGGCGACCGGGCGCGCGATGTACGCGCTGTCCCCGTGGATCGAAGGCCGCAAGAGCATCCCGCTCGCCGAGGCCAGGCCGTTAGGCACCGACCACCCCTCCCGGATCATCAAGACGCACCTGCCCGCCGCGTTGTGCCCGTACAACGAGGTGGCGAAGTACATCTACGTCGCGCGGCACCCGGTCTCCTGCTTTGCCTCGTGCATCGACTTCATCGACACGAACGTGGGCGGGATGGCCCCTGATCTGCCGGCCTTTGTCACGTGGTATACGTCGAAGGATCTGATGTGGTGGGGGACCTGGACCGACCATGTGAAGGGATGGTGGGCCCGTCGCCAGGCGCCCAACGTGCTCTTCGTTTTCTTTGAGGACATGAAGAAGGACCTCGGCGCGGTCGTGCGGCAGGTGGCGACGTTCCTTGGGGTTCGGGACCTGACGGAGAGCGAGGTGGCGAACATCGTGCACAAAACCTCGTTCGCGTACATGCAGGAACACCAGGACAACTTCGAGATGCACCCGCCCCACATCCTGCAGACGAACGCCGAGCTGTTCGTGGCGGGGACGGCGGACCGGTACAAGAACGTGCCAGCCGAGATCCGGTCGCAGGTGGCGGCGTGGGTCGTGAGCGAGATGGCGGACAGCGACTTTCCGCTTCGCGAGCGCTACCCGGACGTCGTGGCGTCGCCCGCGTAG
- a CDS encoding M1 family metallopeptidase, which produces MFPSLLLALAVTVPVRDTYPRQPLDAEHYRFALTLSDSVDRLEGEARVRLRMTAAGVTSVFLDLANTTPARSGKGMTVAGVTLGETSLAFRHADDRLTMTLPAPSTVGQLLELTVRYRGIPADGLQIKPTRHGDRAFFSDDWPVNARQWLPTIDHVGDKATMEMAVTAPAHYQVISNGRRIEETDLPGAMRRTVWLQAVPISPWLYVLGVARFAVQSLGDYRGIPLETWVFAKDRDAGFHDFAVPVKDAMAFYSEFVGPYAYEKLANVQSTATGGGMEAATAIMYDQRSVDGTRSLRWRNVIIHEIAHQWFGNAVTEADWNDVWLSEGFATYFTSLFIEHAYGRDEFAQVLRDSRKTVVDFYAKQPDYRVVHENLSDMAQVTTGMTYQKGAWVLHMLRQRIGDDRFWSGIRDYYARHMNRTATTADFRMTMERASGQDLAAFFEQWLYRGQIPRIEGSWRWDAAAREVVVEMRQVQPGPAFAIELDVALEGAGDTPGVQRASVGGELTRVRLKAAERPRTVTLDPMVRTLFTGTLQARPD; this is translated from the coding sequence GTGTTCCCCTCGCTGCTGCTTGCCCTCGCCGTCACGGTCCCCGTTCGGGACACGTACCCGCGCCAGCCACTCGACGCCGAGCACTACCGCTTCGCGCTCACCCTGAGCGATTCGGTGGACCGGCTCGAAGGCGAGGCACGCGTGCGGTTGCGCATGACGGCCGCCGGGGTGACGTCCGTCTTCCTGGACCTGGCCAACACGACGCCTGCACGGTCGGGGAAGGGGATGACCGTGGCCGGAGTCACCCTCGGGGAAACGAGCCTCGCATTCCGGCACGCGGACGACCGCCTGACGATGACACTCCCGGCGCCATCGACGGTGGGACAGCTCCTCGAGCTGACCGTACGCTACCGCGGGATTCCCGCCGACGGCCTGCAGATCAAGCCCACGCGGCACGGGGACCGTGCCTTCTTCTCCGACGACTGGCCCGTCAATGCACGCCAGTGGTTGCCTACGATCGACCATGTCGGCGACAAGGCCACCATGGAGATGGCGGTCACGGCACCCGCGCACTACCAGGTGATCTCCAACGGGCGGCGAATCGAGGAGACCGACCTTCCCGGTGCCATGCGGCGCACGGTGTGGCTCCAGGCGGTTCCCATCTCACCATGGCTGTACGTGCTTGGGGTCGCGCGGTTCGCCGTGCAGTCACTGGGTGACTACCGCGGGATCCCGCTGGAGACCTGGGTCTTCGCGAAGGACCGCGACGCTGGCTTTCATGATTTCGCCGTGCCGGTGAAGGACGCGATGGCCTTCTACTCGGAGTTTGTCGGACCGTACGCCTACGAGAAGCTCGCCAACGTGCAGTCCACCGCGACCGGGGGCGGGATGGAAGCGGCCACGGCGATCATGTACGACCAGCGCAGCGTGGACGGGACGCGATCGCTGCGATGGCGCAACGTCATCATCCACGAGATCGCCCACCAGTGGTTCGGCAATGCGGTCACCGAGGCGGACTGGAACGACGTGTGGCTGAGCGAGGGGTTTGCGACGTACTTCACCTCGCTGTTCATCGAGCACGCGTACGGGCGCGACGAGTTTGCCCAGGTGCTGCGGGACTCCCGAAAGACCGTCGTCGATTTCTACGCGAAGCAGCCGGACTACCGGGTCGTCCATGAGAACCTGTCCGACATGGCGCAGGTCACGACGGGAATGACCTACCAGAAGGGCGCCTGGGTGCTGCACATGCTGAGGCAGCGTATTGGCGATGACCGCTTCTGGTCGGGAATCAGGGACTACTACGCGCGCCACATGAACCGCACGGCAACGACCGCAGACTTCCGGATGACCATGGAGCGCGCCTCGGGCCAGGATCTCGCCGCGTTCTTCGAGCAGTGGCTCTATCGCGGCCAGATCCCCCGCATCGAGGGGAGCTGGCGGTGGGACGCCGCCGCACGCGAGGTGGTCGTGGAGATGCGCCAGGTGCAGCCGGGGCCCGCGTTCGCCATCGAGCTGGACGTGGCGCTGGAGGGGGCGGGGGACACACCGGGCGTGCAACGGGCGAGTGTTGGCGGCGAACTCACGCGGGTTCGACTCAAGGCCGCGGAGCGTCCGCGGACCGTGACCCTCGACCCGATGGTCCGGACGCTCTTTACCGGCACCCTGCAGGCGCGCCCCGACTGA